One Bombus vancouverensis nearcticus chromosome 7, iyBomVanc1_principal, whole genome shotgun sequence DNA window includes the following coding sequences:
- the l(3)05822 gene encoding SH3 domain-containing lethal (3) 05822 isoform X2 has product MRIPTRSAPRPPINPNSTVQRNIIWNSTNNVFGSSLMQQPIQKKKPPPRPPPPKFNQNYSHTQKEKSKKPVRPTELLTNLFGRKKSEHSSITQLNSQIHNTILQSENTNGPICLIDFSPPGSPTFTTRSSSDGVSIDSFGSDGNSNPSAFTSSGNTSQTESAFEDDFDFFGISNKKASQNDPWKINSITDPFGPLEITNHNTLQSVKHVGDASFFAFNTNNQASFNQTSLKSTQSMPTIIRAKPPKPPAPKVLQTKIQQKINNIEIDSRCSNKIVPSAKPMTLDLSNSWQNDSKDNPSPPMPTIPPPAPPLEYLAEINNDLSVSNEEPYGIALYDFPLIHADDLPFKQGDIIYLIKKINEDWMEGRVGNQQGIFPINFIDIKVPLPGVPDNIVTAIYPFKGETSEDLVFDEGEKITVLSRISQDWLYGECKDRKGQFPVNYVNRIPCNLPLHLEN; this is encoded by the exons ATGCGAATTCCTACACGTTCTGCCCCTCGTCCACCGATTAATCCAAATTCGACGGTACAAAGAAACATTATTTGGAATAGCAC AAACAATGTTTTTGGATCTTCGTTAATGCAACAACCTATTCAGAAGAAAAAGCCACCACCTCGGCCACCACCGCCaaaatttaatcaaaattattcGCATACACAAAAGGAAAAGTCAAAAAAGCCA GTAAGGCCTACAGAACTTTTGACTAATCTTTTCGGAAGAAAGAAAAGCGAACATTCAAGCATAACACAGTTAAATAGTCAAATACACAATACGATATTACAATCAGAAAACACAAATGGACCAATTTGTCTAATAGATTTTAGTCCACCTGGATCTCCAACATTTACGACTCGATCAAGTAGTGACGGTGTTAGCATTGATAGCTTTGGCAGTGATGGAAACTCAAATCCATCTGCATTTACAAGTAGTGGGAACACATCTCAAACAGAAAGTGCCTTTGAAGATGATTTTGATTTTTTTGGAATATCTAATAAAAAAGCATCACAAAATGATCCATGGAAAATTAATTCAATAACGGATCCATTTGGACCATTGGAAATAACTaatcataatacgttacaatctGTAAAACATGTGGGGGATGCAAGCTTTTTTGCTTTTAATACAAATAACCAAGCATCTTTCAATCAAACATCTTTGAAAAGTACTCAATCAATGCCAACTATAATTCGCGCGAAACCACCCAAACCCCCAGCTCCAAAAGTTTTACAAACGAAAATACAGCAAAAGATTAACAACATCGAAATTGACTCAAGATGTTCAAACAAAATAGTGCCTTCTGCTAAACCAATGACATTAGATTTATCTAATTCATGGCAAAATGATTCTAAAGATAACCCTTCACCTCCGATGCCCACAATACCACCACCTGCACCACCTCTGGAATATTTAGCAGAAATAAATAACGATCTTTCA GTCAGCAATGAAGAACCTTACGGCATTGCTCTATATGATTTTCCATTAATACATGCGGACGATTTGCCTTTCAAGCAaggtgatataatatatttaattaagaaaattaacGAAGATTGGATGGAGGGTAGAGTAGGAAATCAACAAGGAATATTTCCTATTAATTTTATTGATATAAAAGTACCATTGCCTGGTGTCCCAGACAATATAGTTACCGCTATCTACCCTTTTAAAGGTGAAACATCAGAAGATTTAGTATTTGAT GAAGGAGAAAAAATTACAGTTTTATCGAGGATATCACAAGATTGGTTATATGGTGAGTGTAAAGATCGAAAAGGACAATTTCCGGTAAATTACGTAAATAGAATCCCATGCAATCTTCCTTTACACTTGGAAAATTAA
- the l(3)05822 gene encoding SH3 domain-containing lethal (3) 05822 isoform X1, whose product MAANVKTEMRIPTRSAPRPPINPNSTVQRNIIWNSTNNVFGSSLMQQPIQKKKPPPRPPPPKFNQNYSHTQKEKSKKPVRPTELLTNLFGRKKSEHSSITQLNSQIHNTILQSENTNGPICLIDFSPPGSPTFTTRSSSDGVSIDSFGSDGNSNPSAFTSSGNTSQTESAFEDDFDFFGISNKKASQNDPWKINSITDPFGPLEITNHNTLQSVKHVGDASFFAFNTNNQASFNQTSLKSTQSMPTIIRAKPPKPPAPKVLQTKIQQKINNIEIDSRCSNKIVPSAKPMTLDLSNSWQNDSKDNPSPPMPTIPPPAPPLEYLAEINNDLSVSNEEPYGIALYDFPLIHADDLPFKQGDIIYLIKKINEDWMEGRVGNQQGIFPINFIDIKVPLPGVPDNIVTAIYPFKGETSEDLVFDEGEKITVLSRISQDWLYGECKDRKGQFPVNYVNRIPCNLPLHLEN is encoded by the exons ATGGCTGCAAACGTAAAAACAG AAATGCGAATTCCTACACGTTCTGCCCCTCGTCCACCGATTAATCCAAATTCGACGGTACAAAGAAACATTATTTGGAATAGCAC AAACAATGTTTTTGGATCTTCGTTAATGCAACAACCTATTCAGAAGAAAAAGCCACCACCTCGGCCACCACCGCCaaaatttaatcaaaattattcGCATACACAAAAGGAAAAGTCAAAAAAGCCA GTAAGGCCTACAGAACTTTTGACTAATCTTTTCGGAAGAAAGAAAAGCGAACATTCAAGCATAACACAGTTAAATAGTCAAATACACAATACGATATTACAATCAGAAAACACAAATGGACCAATTTGTCTAATAGATTTTAGTCCACCTGGATCTCCAACATTTACGACTCGATCAAGTAGTGACGGTGTTAGCATTGATAGCTTTGGCAGTGATGGAAACTCAAATCCATCTGCATTTACAAGTAGTGGGAACACATCTCAAACAGAAAGTGCCTTTGAAGATGATTTTGATTTTTTTGGAATATCTAATAAAAAAGCATCACAAAATGATCCATGGAAAATTAATTCAATAACGGATCCATTTGGACCATTGGAAATAACTaatcataatacgttacaatctGTAAAACATGTGGGGGATGCAAGCTTTTTTGCTTTTAATACAAATAACCAAGCATCTTTCAATCAAACATCTTTGAAAAGTACTCAATCAATGCCAACTATAATTCGCGCGAAACCACCCAAACCCCCAGCTCCAAAAGTTTTACAAACGAAAATACAGCAAAAGATTAACAACATCGAAATTGACTCAAGATGTTCAAACAAAATAGTGCCTTCTGCTAAACCAATGACATTAGATTTATCTAATTCATGGCAAAATGATTCTAAAGATAACCCTTCACCTCCGATGCCCACAATACCACCACCTGCACCACCTCTGGAATATTTAGCAGAAATAAATAACGATCTTTCA GTCAGCAATGAAGAACCTTACGGCATTGCTCTATATGATTTTCCATTAATACATGCGGACGATTTGCCTTTCAAGCAaggtgatataatatatttaattaagaaaattaacGAAGATTGGATGGAGGGTAGAGTAGGAAATCAACAAGGAATATTTCCTATTAATTTTATTGATATAAAAGTACCATTGCCTGGTGTCCCAGACAATATAGTTACCGCTATCTACCCTTTTAAAGGTGAAACATCAGAAGATTTAGTATTTGAT GAAGGAGAAAAAATTACAGTTTTATCGAGGATATCACAAGATTGGTTATATGGTGAGTGTAAAGATCGAAAAGGACAATTTCCGGTAAATTACGTAAATAGAATCCCATGCAATCTTCCTTTACACTTGGAAAATTAA
- the LOC117166720 gene encoding uncharacterized protein LOC117166720, with product MVSLTNINLQSMLMLNVLLQSIESTEISVKDEVSSYIKGNLTCPLPITTLDFLYNFSQSDLEIVWPCEIRFYWLSLQPFVKFVRFLLGYVTPFIIMLGVMLNTISFVILSTPILCESNLSLYLKALALSDNGALVFNYAVGIAKSHFIFVNNLFMASRFLCSLNSITMEFFQFTSTWLVVVLTWTRVFAIMFPFGIYGHYNNSSGTITITILICVSFIISLTKLYSGGYETDSVFEFIPCQKKIKPWGSAMYFYIALSTWLPLLFIFIGNILLIILMKKTEKIHCQLTQNFRHKTNKVHHTFRILFVVSTVYLVLLLPLGIVETLELYWDVILIKFPGTEMKRKAEYIHWLKEKMLLKWCRGLCFHIYHWNFAINFFLYCLTGEKFRNIVIQTLKRYKIVIFSIFSKHINKCILCSKYPTHLKPAQSPNVLLIRAITLGEHPTSGSVSAQNNSTTIANT from the exons atgGTTTCACTTACCAATATAAATCTGCAATCCATGTTAATGTTAAATGTATTGCTACAATCAATAGAGTCTACTGAAATTTCAGTAAAAGATGAAGTCAG tTCTTACATTAAAGGAAATTTAACATGCCCATTACCAATAACAACTTTGGattttctctacaatttttcACAATCCGATTTAGAAATTGTATGGCCATGTGAAATCCGTTTTTACTGGTTATCATTACAACCATTTGTTAAATTTGTACGCTTTTTACTTGGCTACGTAACACCATTTATTATAATGCTCG GTGTAATGTTAAATACTATTTCTTTTGTAATATTAAGTACACCTATACTTTGTGAATCAAATTTGTCACTTTATTTAAAGGCACTTGCCTTATCTGATAATGGAGCATTAGTATTTAATTATGCTGTAGGTATTGCAAAGTcacattttatatttgttaataaTCTTTTCATG GCTAGTAGATTTCTATGCAGTTTGAATTCTATTACTATGGAATTCTTTCAATTTACATCTACTTGGCTAGTTGTAGTTCTCACATGGACACGAGTATTTGCTATAATGTTTCCTTTTGGAATATATGGTCATTATAACAATTCTTCGGGAACAATAACTATTACTATTTTGATATGTGTCAGCTTTATAATATCATTAACAAAATTGTATTCAGGag GCTACGAAACAGACAGTGTTTTTGAATTTATACCATgccaaaagaaaataaaaccaTGGGGTAGtgctatgtatttttatattgcaTTATCAACTTGGTTACctttactttttatatttattggaaatattttactgATTATACTCATGAAAAAAACTGAAAAAATTCACTGTCAGTTAACTC AAAATTTCAGACATAAAACAAACAAAGTACATCATACTTTTAGAATATTATTTGTAGTATCAACTGTTTATTTAGTATTACTATTACCCCTTGGTATAGTTGAAACTTTGGAACTTTATTGGGATGTCATTTTGATTAAATTTCCCGGTACTGAGATGAAAAGAAAAGCGGAATATATACACTG gttaaaagaaaaaatgttattaaagTGGTGCCGCGGTTTATGCTTTCATATATATCATTGGAATTTtgcaattaatttctttttatattgtcTGACAGGTGAAAAATTTAGAAACATAGTCATACAGACATTAAAACGATATAAAATTGTAATCTTTTCAATCTTTTCTAAACATATCAACAAATGTATATTGTGTTCAAAATATCCTACACATTTAAAACCCGCACAGTCTCCGAACGTATTACTAATAAGAGCTATCACGCTTGGTGAACATCCTACCTCTGGAAGTGTTTCTGCGCAAAATAATAGTACCACTATTGCAAACACTTAA